In one Rattus rattus isolate New Zealand chromosome 16, Rrattus_CSIRO_v1, whole genome shotgun sequence genomic region, the following are encoded:
- the LOC116885240 gene encoding 60S ribosomal protein L27-like produces the protein MGKFMKSGKVVLVLAGCKAVIVKNIDDGTSDRPHSHVLVAGIDCSPQKVTVAMGKKKIVKQFKIKSFVKVYNYNHLMPTRYSVDISLDKTVVNKDVFRDPALKHKTRQEAKVKFEE, from the coding sequence ATGGGAAAGTTCATGAAATCTGGGAAAGTGGTGCTGGTCCTGGCTGGATGCAAAGCCGTCATCGTAAAGAACATTGACGATGGCACCTCAGACCGCCCTCACAGCCATGTCCTTGTGGCTGGAATTGACTGCTCTCCCCAAAAAGTGACAGTTGCCATGGGCAAGAAGAAAATTGTCAAGCAATTCAAGATCAAGTCCTTTGTGAAAGTTTATAACTACAATCACCTTATGCCCACAAGGTACTCTGTGGATATCTCCTTGGACAAAACTGTTGTCAACAAGGATGTGTTCAGAGACCCAGCATTGAAACACAAGACCAGGCAGGAGGCCAAGGTCAAGTTTGAGGAGTGA